One region of Syntrophobacter fumaroxidans MPOB genomic DNA includes:
- the cydB gene encoding cytochrome d ubiquinol oxidase subunit II: MGAIESHLPEIWLAIIGFFLLYYAISDGADLGVGILSLAATDERERGLIMGSIGSIWHDNQTWLVLLGGMLFGAFPLFYGVLLSALYVPILCMIFGLVFRGVSFEFRENSRHPAVWSRCFGVGSLIVTLSQGFALGGLLGGLDVREGVFKGSVLGWANPFSCLVALGVLCGYVMLGSNFLVFKTAGPIQARSYRTSFAASLMTLGISILVHLFTAAKYPQMVRKLTTLPEAYYIAVFPVLAAFCFVMLFVSLRRKRELAPLLCNAGIILFSFIGLSLGMYPDMIPNVVSSAVTVHAAAASKDTLEFMLQVTSVLLPVILVYTGYKHRIFQGKVTTEAYSGKDE; this comes from the coding sequence ATGGGAGCGATAGAGTCTCACCTTCCGGAAATATGGCTGGCCATCATCGGTTTTTTCCTGCTCTACTACGCCATCAGCGACGGGGCCGACCTCGGGGTCGGCATCCTCTCGCTCGCCGCGACCGACGAACGCGAACGGGGGCTCATCATGGGGTCCATCGGGAGCATCTGGCACGACAACCAGACCTGGCTGGTTCTGCTGGGGGGAATGCTCTTCGGCGCTTTCCCGCTTTTCTATGGCGTGCTCCTTTCGGCACTCTACGTACCGATCCTCTGCATGATCTTCGGGCTGGTCTTCAGGGGCGTGTCGTTCGAGTTCCGCGAGAATTCGAGGCATCCCGCCGTCTGGAGCAGGTGTTTCGGGGTGGGAAGCCTGATCGTGACCCTCTCCCAAGGGTTTGCTTTGGGCGGGCTGCTGGGCGGCCTCGACGTCCGGGAGGGAGTTTTCAAAGGCAGCGTGCTGGGCTGGGCCAACCCCTTTTCCTGCCTCGTCGCTCTCGGCGTGCTGTGCGGCTACGTCATGCTGGGTTCCAACTTCCTGGTGTTCAAAACCGCCGGACCGATCCAGGCGAGAAGCTACCGCACCTCTTTCGCGGCTTCCCTGATGACCCTCGGAATCTCCATCCTGGTGCACCTCTTCACGGCAGCGAAATATCCGCAGATGGTCCGCAAGCTTACGACGCTTCCGGAAGCATACTACATCGCGGTATTCCCGGTGCTCGCCGCCTTTTGCTTCGTCATGCTGTTCGTGAGCCTCCGGAGGAAGCGCGAGCTCGCCCCTCTGCTCTGCAACGCCGGGATCATCCTGTTTTCCTTCATAGGACTCTCTCTGGGCATGTACCCCGACATGATCCCCAACGTGGTCTCTTCCGCCGTCACCGTCCACGCCGCGGCCGCTTCCAAGGACACCCTCGAATTCATGCTCCAGGTGACGTCGGTTCTGCTCCCCGTCATTCTGGTCTACACCGGCTACAAGCATCGGATCTTCCAGGGGAAGGTCACCACGGAGGCCTACTCGGGCAAGGACGAGTGA
- a CDS encoding cytochrome ubiquinol oxidase subunit I yields MDTLFDHVTLSRIQFAVTAHFHILWPVLTVGLSIFLVLMEALYLKTGDKRYYDHCRFWTKLFLLNFSIGVVSGIPMEFQFGTNWSPFSVAGGDFFGHMLGFEAAMAFMLEATFLGVMVFGWKRVSPGMHLFATSMVALGGSLSAFWIMVANSWMQTPTGGVFENGRFIITSRLDAIFNPDMPWGVSHMWVACLEVSLFVVGGLSAWYILKRRHAAFFLQSFKIAVVAAVLVAPLQILLGDGSGIAVFHHQPAKLAAIEAHWETNPPGRGAPELLIAWPNQEEQKNDWAIGIPNGLSLLVTHSWTGPVKGLKEFPRSDQPPVTPLFYAFRVMVGIGFLLFFLVIWTLWAWKRGDLTPDRLPTRKWLLYSWIGAVPLSYLAMETGWITREIGRQPWILYNLLRTSDAATMIPAATVGTSLLTFAILYPLLFILFMGFARRIIVKGPDTHAG; encoded by the coding sequence ATGGACACCCTTTTCGATCACGTCACTTTGTCCCGCATCCAGTTTGCGGTAACGGCCCATTTCCACATTCTGTGGCCGGTTCTGACCGTGGGCCTCAGCATTTTCCTGGTGCTGATGGAGGCCCTCTACCTCAAGACCGGCGACAAACGCTATTACGATCATTGCCGTTTCTGGACCAAGCTTTTTCTGCTCAACTTCAGCATCGGCGTGGTCTCGGGAATCCCCATGGAATTCCAGTTCGGCACGAACTGGAGCCCTTTTTCCGTCGCGGGCGGAGACTTCTTCGGGCACATGCTCGGGTTCGAGGCCGCCATGGCGTTCATGCTCGAAGCGACCTTCCTTGGGGTCATGGTGTTCGGCTGGAAGCGGGTTTCGCCGGGCATGCACCTGTTCGCGACCTCGATGGTGGCCCTCGGCGGCTCTCTTTCCGCTTTCTGGATCATGGTCGCCAACTCCTGGATGCAGACTCCGACCGGCGGGGTATTCGAGAACGGGCGTTTCATCATCACCAGCAGACTTGACGCCATCTTCAACCCGGACATGCCCTGGGGCGTGTCCCACATGTGGGTGGCCTGCCTGGAGGTTTCGCTCTTCGTGGTGGGTGGGCTCAGCGCCTGGTATATCCTCAAGAGGCGCCATGCGGCGTTCTTCCTGCAATCCTTCAAGATCGCCGTCGTCGCGGCGGTTCTCGTCGCACCGCTGCAGATCCTCCTCGGGGACGGTTCGGGCATCGCCGTTTTCCACCATCAGCCAGCCAAGCTTGCAGCCATTGAAGCCCACTGGGAGACCAACCCGCCGGGGCGGGGAGCCCCGGAACTGCTGATTGCGTGGCCCAACCAGGAAGAACAGAAGAACGACTGGGCTATCGGTATCCCCAACGGCTTGAGCCTGCTCGTGACCCACAGTTGGACCGGTCCGGTAAAAGGGCTGAAAGAATTCCCCCGCAGCGACCAGCCACCGGTGACGCCGCTCTTCTATGCCTTCCGAGTGATGGTGGGGATAGGCTTCCTGCTCTTCTTCCTCGTGATCTGGACACTTTGGGCGTGGAAACGGGGAGACCTCACCCCGGATCGCCTGCCCACCCGCAAATGGCTGCTCTATTCATGGATCGGGGCAGTGCCTCTGAGCTACCTGGCCATGGAAACCGGATGGATAACCCGGGAAATCGGGCGGCAGCCCTGGATTCTGTACAATCTACTGCGCACCTCGGATGCCGCCACCATGATCCCCGCCGCGACGGTCGGGACCTCGCTGCTCACGTTCGCCATTCTTTACCCGCTGCTCTTCATCCTGTTCATGGGATTTGCGCGCAGAATCATCGTCAAGGGGCCGGACACCCACGCCGGCTGA
- the murI gene encoding glutamate racemase, whose amino-acid sequence MNFVKPDSNSAIGVFDSGIGGLTVVRALMERLPFESIIYFGDTARVPYGVKSVDTISKFAGEITEFLLRQQVKLLIVACNTMAAVAREVIVGLSPVPVLDVIDAGASSAVEATRARYVGVIGTPATINSNAYARAIHRHDAGIRIFSQACPLFVPLVEEGWLDHPVTRLTAREYLRPVTTHQIDTLVLGCTHYPLLKPLLQKVVGKDIHLVDSAEAMAERTAAVLTEMDLWNRSASPPDYRFFVSDVPLRFQGIGERFLGRSLPKVQVVKW is encoded by the coding sequence ATGAATTTTGTGAAACCGGATTCCAACAGCGCCATAGGTGTTTTCGACTCGGGAATCGGCGGGTTGACCGTCGTTCGGGCCTTGATGGAAAGGCTCCCGTTCGAGAGTATCATCTACTTCGGGGATACGGCCCGGGTGCCTTACGGGGTGAAATCCGTCGACACCATATCGAAGTTTGCCGGGGAGATCACCGAGTTTTTGCTCCGGCAGCAGGTGAAGCTGCTGATCGTCGCCTGCAACACCATGGCGGCCGTGGCCCGCGAGGTCATCGTGGGGCTCTCGCCCGTTCCGGTCCTGGACGTCATCGATGCCGGCGCGAGCAGCGCGGTCGAGGCAACTCGGGCCAGGTACGTGGGCGTCATCGGGACTCCCGCCACGATCAACAGCAACGCCTACGCGCGGGCGATCCACCGCCATGATGCCGGAATTCGCATATTCTCGCAGGCGTGCCCCCTCTTCGTGCCGCTCGTGGAAGAAGGGTGGCTCGATCACCCGGTAACGCGGCTGACCGCGCGGGAATACCTGCGCCCCGTAACCACTCACCAGATCGATACGCTGGTCCTGGGCTGTACGCACTATCCTCTGCTCAAACCCCTCCTGCAGAAAGTGGTGGGAAAGGACATCCATTTGGTCGACTCGGCCGAGGCCATGGCCGAGCGGACCGCCGCGGTGCTCACTGAAATGGATCTGTGGAATCGAAGTGCTTCCCCCCCGGATTACCGCTTCTTTGTCAGCGATGTGCCCTTGCGCTTCCAGGGGATCGGCGAGCGGTTCCTTGGAAGGAGCCTGCCCAAGGTGCAGGTCGTGAAATGGTGA
- a CDS encoding M28 family peptidase translates to MRFLWRIIVLTAVSVLVSVAILWFVLTQPTWRTSAENLPASIDPARLERHTRMLSETFVPRDAGHPENLDRAAAYVRDEFDKAGGRVVEQPFQVDGSTYRNVIACFGPETQDRIVVGAHYDAFEEWPGADDNAGAVAGLIELAHLLRKSSLNTLVELVAYSLEEPPYYGTPHMGSAVHASSLKARNRSVRIMICLEAIGFFNDRQGSQKFPFILLKAFYPSRGDFIAVVGKMDQTDVVRRVKRAMRGVSPLPVHSINAPAIVPGIDFSDHRNYWREGWKAVMITDTAFYRNASYHTAGDTADTLDYKRMAMVVQGVHQAVLHFSR, encoded by the coding sequence ATGCGATTCCTGTGGAGGATTATCGTGTTGACCGCGGTCTCGGTGCTCGTCTCAGTGGCGATATTGTGGTTTGTGCTCACCCAGCCGACCTGGCGCACGTCGGCTGAAAACCTCCCGGCATCCATTGATCCCGCACGCCTCGAACGGCACACGCGGATGCTTTCGGAAACTTTTGTGCCGCGGGATGCGGGCCATCCCGAAAACCTGGACCGGGCGGCGGCCTACGTTCGGGACGAATTCGATAAAGCGGGAGGCCGGGTCGTCGAACAGCCGTTTCAAGTCGATGGATCGACGTATCGCAACGTAATCGCCTGCTTCGGACCGGAAACGCAGGACAGAATCGTTGTCGGCGCACATTACGACGCTTTTGAGGAATGGCCGGGCGCCGACGACAACGCCGGCGCCGTGGCGGGACTGATCGAACTGGCACATCTGCTCCGTAAGAGCTCCTTGAACACCCTCGTTGAACTCGTCGCCTACAGCCTGGAGGAACCTCCCTATTACGGAACGCCGCATATGGGCAGCGCCGTCCATGCGTCTTCACTGAAGGCGCGGAACCGATCGGTTCGCATCATGATCTGCCTTGAGGCGATCGGTTTCTTCAACGACCGGCAAGGGAGTCAGAAATTTCCATTCATCCTGCTCAAAGCTTTCTACCCGAGCCGGGGAGATTTCATCGCCGTCGTGGGCAAAATGGACCAAACCGACGTGGTGCGCCGGGTCAAGAGAGCCATGCGGGGCGTCTCCCCTCTGCCCGTTCATTCCATAAACGCCCCGGCGATCGTCCCCGGGATCGATTTCTCCGACCATCGCAATTACTGGCGCGAGGGCTGGAAAGCGGTCATGATCACCGATACGGCCTTCTACCGCAACGCAAGCTACCACACTGCCGGCGACACGGCCGACACCCTCGACTACAAACGCATGGCCATGGTCGTGCAGGGAGTCCATCAGGCCGTGCTGCATTTCAGCCGTTAG
- a CDS encoding MgtC/SapB family protein translates to MDTFAFDFIPALEMIGKLTLAALLGAAVGFERESHGQSAGLRTNLMICVGSCLMMMLSLHMEELFWRLDANSIVRIDPGRIASYAISGMGFLGAGAIIKGRGTVRGLTTAAGLWLNTGIGLAIGAGYLLPAIYTTFISLFILYNLRFLKVFVAHDVYTVLTISCISSEKPLTRIRKILGEHPGIDIRFINYSSHLSTDSVTYRIRLRSKEHHPWGKIIGRLTADIPGLKEIAWEESDVP, encoded by the coding sequence GTGGACACGTTTGCATTCGACTTCATCCCGGCCTTGGAAATGATCGGCAAATTGACCCTGGCCGCTCTGCTCGGCGCCGCCGTGGGTTTCGAGCGGGAATCCCATGGACAGTCCGCGGGTCTAAGAACAAACCTGATGATTTGCGTGGGATCGTGCCTGATGATGATGCTTTCCCTGCACATGGAGGAACTGTTCTGGAGGCTCGATGCAAATTCCATCGTTCGGATCGACCCCGGCAGAATCGCGTCCTATGCGATTTCAGGCATGGGTTTTCTGGGCGCCGGGGCCATCATCAAAGGGCGCGGCACAGTGCGCGGCCTGACCACCGCGGCAGGGCTCTGGCTCAACACGGGCATAGGCCTGGCGATCGGCGCCGGCTACCTGCTGCCCGCGATCTATACGACTTTCATCAGTTTGTTCATCCTCTATAACCTTCGGTTCCTCAAAGTTTTCGTCGCCCATGACGTCTACACCGTGCTGACCATTTCGTGTATCAGCTCCGAAAAACCATTGACGCGCATCCGCAAGATTCTCGGCGAACACCCGGGGATCGACATCCGTTTCATCAACTACAGCTCCCATCTCTCCACCGACTCCGTGACCTACCGGATTCGCCTGCGCAGTAAGGAACATCATCCCTGGGGAAAGATCATCGGTCGTCTCACCGCCGATATTCCCGGGCTGAAGGAAATCGCCTGGGAAGAGAGCGACGTTCCCTGA